A part of Gemmatimonas groenlandica genomic DNA contains:
- a CDS encoding excinuclease ABC subunit UvrA, protein MIRVRGAREHNLRNVDVDIPREALVVFSGVSGSGKSSLAFGTVFAEAQRRFLDSVAPYARRLFDQIGVPDVDTIDGLPPAVALRQQRGTPSVRSSVGSVTTISNLLRLLYSRAGHYPARQPRLHAEDFSPNTPQGACSRCHGLGTVYDVTEEFMVPDASLTIRERAVAAWPTAWQGQNLRDILVTLGHSIDTPWRELPKRTRQWILYTDDQPTVPVFAGFSSDEVLAARKRKLEPSYMGTFIGARKYVLKTFATTQSALMKKRVSQFLTGVRCPLCKGRRLKKAALSVTFAGKDIGSLSQLSFKALVEVLEQTARPSAGHGERASAENRIVAERIVADILVRVVTLQSLGLGYLTLERSTTTLSAGELQRLRLATQIRSNLFGVLYVLDEPTAGLHPADNQALFAALDDLKAAGNSVCVVEHDLEMMERADWLIDVGPDGGTGGGRILYSGPPEGLQHIAASRTAPYLFGHGAAPARRRREPTRWLELRDVTRNTLRRLTVRIPLGALTMVTGISGSGKSSLVSQALVDVVAEHLGHVAPDVQSDVPDEPSMRTPSRGRIAAGGDGVRRLVTVDQRPIGRTPRSNLATYTGLFDHVRHLFAGTRAARAKRYTAGRFSFNMKAGRCATCEGEGSVHVELIFLSTVYAPCPTCHGTRYNPATLLVTWNGKSIAEVLALTVAEAVQFFEHEANIMRTLLLLQAIGLDYLRLGQPATELSGGEAQRIKLASELQRSARRDTLYVLDEPTTGLHPYDADRLLTQLQRLVDQGNTVVVVEHDMRVVATSDWVIDMGPGAGDAGGQIVASGPPESLRLRADSRTAPYLMQWLDNAATSAVPRTAQLRHDAR, encoded by the coding sequence ATGATCCGTGTTCGTGGCGCTCGCGAGCACAATTTGCGGAACGTGGACGTTGACATTCCTCGAGAGGCGCTCGTGGTGTTCTCGGGCGTATCCGGTTCGGGGAAGTCGTCACTCGCCTTCGGTACGGTGTTCGCGGAAGCACAGCGACGCTTTCTCGACTCCGTCGCGCCCTATGCGCGCCGCTTGTTCGATCAGATTGGCGTGCCCGATGTTGATACGATCGATGGCCTACCGCCAGCCGTGGCCCTCCGACAGCAACGCGGCACGCCAAGCGTACGGTCGAGTGTCGGCAGTGTCACGACGATCTCGAACCTGCTTCGCCTGCTCTATTCGCGAGCGGGTCACTATCCAGCGCGACAGCCGCGTCTGCATGCCGAAGACTTTTCGCCGAATACGCCTCAGGGAGCGTGTTCGCGGTGCCATGGCCTCGGCACTGTGTACGATGTGACGGAAGAGTTCATGGTGCCGGACGCCTCACTCACTATACGCGAGCGGGCGGTGGCCGCGTGGCCGACCGCGTGGCAGGGGCAGAATCTCCGTGACATTCTGGTCACACTGGGGCATTCGATCGATACGCCCTGGCGCGAGCTGCCCAAACGCACACGGCAGTGGATTCTGTATACCGACGATCAGCCGACCGTTCCCGTCTTTGCGGGCTTCTCCAGCGACGAAGTACTCGCCGCGCGCAAGCGAAAGCTGGAGCCCAGCTACATGGGCACGTTCATCGGTGCCCGAAAGTATGTGCTGAAGACCTTCGCGACGACGCAGAGTGCCCTCATGAAGAAGCGTGTGTCGCAGTTCTTGACGGGAGTCCGTTGCCCGCTCTGCAAGGGGCGTCGCCTGAAGAAGGCCGCGCTGTCGGTCACGTTTGCCGGCAAGGACATTGGCAGCTTGTCGCAACTCTCGTTCAAGGCACTGGTGGAAGTGCTCGAGCAGACGGCTCGCCCGTCGGCGGGTCACGGTGAACGGGCGTCCGCTGAAAATCGGATCGTAGCCGAACGCATCGTAGCGGATATCCTCGTACGCGTCGTGACGCTTCAGTCGCTCGGGCTTGGGTATCTGACGCTGGAGCGTTCCACGACGACGCTGTCGGCCGGCGAGCTACAACGATTGCGGCTTGCGACGCAAATCCGATCCAATCTGTTTGGCGTGCTTTACGTGCTCGACGAACCGACGGCAGGATTGCACCCCGCCGACAATCAGGCGCTATTCGCCGCACTTGATGATCTCAAAGCGGCCGGCAACTCGGTGTGTGTGGTCGAGCATGATCTTGAAATGATGGAGCGCGCCGACTGGCTGATCGATGTCGGTCCCGATGGCGGAACAGGCGGTGGTCGCATCCTCTACAGCGGACCACCGGAGGGTCTGCAGCACATCGCGGCCTCTCGGACCGCGCCCTATCTCTTCGGCCACGGTGCGGCGCCGGCTCGTCGCCGGCGCGAACCGACACGTTGGCTGGAGCTGCGTGACGTCACGCGCAATACGCTCCGCCGACTCACCGTACGCATTCCGCTCGGCGCGCTGACGATGGTGACGGGCATCTCCGGCTCCGGCAAGTCGAGTCTCGTGAGTCAGGCACTGGTCGACGTGGTTGCCGAGCATCTCGGTCATGTCGCGCCTGATGTGCAGTCGGACGTTCCCGACGAACCGTCGATGCGCACGCCGTCGCGCGGTCGTATCGCTGCCGGCGGAGACGGCGTTCGTCGACTCGTTACCGTCGATCAGCGTCCTATCGGCCGGACGCCACGCTCGAACCTTGCCACGTACACGGGACTGTTCGACCACGTACGCCACTTGTTCGCAGGGACGCGTGCGGCGCGTGCCAAGCGGTACACTGCCGGTCGGTTTTCCTTCAACATGAAAGCCGGACGGTGCGCGACATGTGAAGGTGAGGGATCGGTGCATGTGGAGCTGATATTTCTCTCGACGGTCTATGCGCCCTGTCCAACGTGTCATGGCACACGGTACAATCCGGCGACGCTGTTGGTGACCTGGAATGGCAAGAGCATTGCTGAGGTGCTCGCGCTTACCGTCGCCGAGGCAGTTCAATTCTTCGAGCACGAGGCGAACATCATGCGTACCCTGTTGCTGCTTCAGGCGATCGGCTTGGACTATCTCCGGCTTGGCCAACCGGCCACCGAACTGTCCGGGGGTGAGGCGCAACGGATCAAGCTTGCCTCGGAGCTGCAGCGTTCCGCTCGCCGCGATACGCTGTACGTCCTCGATGAGCCGACGACGGGATTACACCCCTATGACGCGGATCGACTCCTCACACAGTTGCAACGGCTCGTCGACCAAGGCAACACCGTGGTGGTCGTTGAGCATGACATGCGCGTCGTTGCCACGAGCGACTGGGTGATCGACATGGGCCCGGGCGCCGGCGACGCCGGTGGACAGATCGTCGCGTCCGGTCCTCCCGAGTCGCTGCGTCTGCGTGCGGACAGTCGTACCGCACCCTATCTGATGCAATGGCTCGACAACGCGGCGACGTCCGCTGTGCCACGTACAGCTCAGCTGCGACACGATGCGCGATAA
- a CDS encoding MlaE family ABC transporter permease gives MSRTEVNGTTAALAQLHREGDALVVALGGVWSLEKSVPRFPDLVARSTAASEAIRSVSFDAAELGEWDSSLLIFLMQVQSFCEEHSLELGPSSLPEQVPRLLALAHAVPERSQAKEPDRSSLVARIGEAALGIWSDVRSAIRFTGEIAIALAGLPTRRVHMRWREFWVVIQTNSSGALPIVTLIALLVGVIIAFLGVVVLKRFGAGYYVSYLVGFGMLREMAALMTGIIIAGRTGAAFAAELGSMKITEEIDAYVTFGVSPIEHLVLPRFLGLFAMMPLLTIYADVVGITGGMLVSATLLDLSFKQFMSGLLSAVTLSDAVFGVFKGTIYGLLIAVAGCMKGLQGGSDASAVGRAATSAVVLGITLIILANAVVDWLAALLDI, from the coding sequence ATGAGCAGAACGGAGGTGAATGGCACGACCGCTGCGCTCGCCCAGCTGCACCGCGAGGGCGATGCGCTCGTGGTTGCGCTCGGCGGCGTCTGGTCGCTGGAGAAATCCGTGCCTCGCTTCCCGGATCTTGTCGCACGCTCAACGGCAGCAAGTGAGGCTATACGTTCCGTCTCATTCGACGCCGCTGAGCTCGGCGAATGGGACAGCAGCTTGCTGATCTTTCTGATGCAGGTCCAGTCGTTTTGCGAGGAGCACTCCCTCGAGCTCGGCCCATCATCGCTGCCCGAGCAGGTTCCGCGGCTGCTCGCGCTTGCGCATGCGGTACCTGAGCGGTCCCAAGCGAAAGAACCGGATCGCAGCTCGCTCGTGGCACGCATCGGCGAAGCCGCACTTGGCATATGGAGCGACGTCCGCAGTGCCATCCGTTTCACCGGTGAGATCGCCATCGCACTCGCCGGTCTTCCCACGCGACGCGTGCATATGCGTTGGCGCGAGTTCTGGGTGGTGATACAGACGAACAGTTCCGGTGCACTGCCGATCGTCACGCTCATCGCGCTGCTCGTCGGCGTGATCATTGCGTTTCTGGGTGTAGTCGTGCTCAAACGGTTCGGTGCCGGCTACTACGTCTCCTACCTGGTTGGCTTTGGGATGCTGCGGGAAATGGCCGCACTGATGACAGGGATCATTATCGCCGGTCGCACCGGTGCAGCGTTTGCGGCTGAGCTAGGCAGCATGAAGATCACGGAGGAGATCGATGCGTATGTCACCTTCGGCGTATCGCCCATCGAACATCTGGTACTGCCGCGCTTCCTCGGCCTCTTCGCCATGATGCCGCTGCTCACGATCTACGCCGACGTGGTGGGCATCACTGGTGGAATGCTCGTGTCTGCGACATTGCTCGATCTCTCCTTCAAGCAATTCATGAGTGGACTGCTGTCCGCCGTCACGCTCTCTGATGCGGTCTTCGGCGTCTTCAAAGGCACCATCTACGGCCTGCTCATCGCGGTAGCCGGTTGCATGAAGGGGTTGCAAGGCGGTTCGGACGCGAGCGCCGTCGGGCGCGCCGCGACGTCGGCGGTCGTGCTTGGCATCACCCTGATCATTCTGGCGAACGCGGTAGTCGACTGGCTTGCCGCGCTGCTCGACATATGA
- a CDS encoding ABC transporter ATP-binding protein, with the protein MTPPAIEVVDLTMMYGDRVIMSDLTFSVARGEVFVLMGGSGSGKSTLLKHLIGLKEPAKGSIRFEGETFDLTDDDARKRVLRRFGVLYQNGALWSGLTLAENIALPLDEFTALDQQTIAEVVSLKLALVGLRGFEDYYPAAISGGMRKRAALARAMALDPAVLFFDEPSSGLDPISASRLDDLILELKASFGTTIVVVTHDLDSIFRIADRALFLDIEQKTMTALGPPAELRDNPPSEEVHRFLTRSSDGLP; encoded by the coding sequence ATGACACCCCCAGCGATCGAAGTGGTCGACCTGACCATGATGTACGGGGATCGCGTCATTATGAGCGACCTCACGTTCTCCGTTGCACGGGGAGAAGTGTTCGTGCTGATGGGCGGCAGCGGCAGCGGCAAGAGCACGCTGCTAAAGCACTTGATTGGCCTCAAGGAGCCGGCGAAGGGCTCGATTCGCTTTGAAGGCGAGACGTTCGACCTCACGGATGATGACGCACGAAAGCGTGTGCTCCGACGATTCGGCGTCCTGTACCAGAACGGTGCACTCTGGAGCGGTCTCACGCTCGCCGAAAACATCGCCCTTCCGCTCGACGAGTTTACCGCGCTCGATCAGCAGACGATCGCCGAAGTGGTGTCGCTCAAATTGGCGTTGGTCGGGCTTCGTGGCTTTGAAGACTACTACCCCGCGGCCATCAGCGGCGGGATGCGAAAGCGCGCTGCACTCGCGCGTGCGATGGCTCTCGATCCGGCGGTGCTCTTCTTCGACGAGCCGTCATCAGGTCTCGATCCGATCAGCGCCAGTCGCCTGGACGACCTCATTCTCGAACTGAAGGCGAGCTTCGGCACCACCATTGTCGTGGTGACCCACGACCTCGACAGCATCTTCCGCATCGCCGACCGCGCGCTGTTCCTCGACATCGAGCAGAAGACCATGACGGCGCTCGGTCCGCCGGCGGAACTCCGCGACAATCCACCCAGTGAGGAAGTGCACCGATTCCTCACCCGTAGCAGCGACGGCCTTCCATGA
- a CDS encoding MlaD family protein has product MSQRANPTAIGLFLLGALVLAVVGTVILASATWFQDRTTFISFFPESVNGLENGAPVKFQGVPVGSVTGINIQIDQRDESFQVPVEYEIDVPRLTTPRGTYVNLADTLVLKEQIKKGLRAQLQMESLVTGVLYLELSYRQDSTPPQLEPRATEWPEIPTTPSLMAAIGGGAGSLLSEMMKILNRVNGMLRDVNMREINAAVVQSAKAVQELVSTPELRATLRQMPEATAQLNRTLAEAEKLATRATVAIDPMQTQITGASTEAIATLQALRKTLDDTHGLLSADTGPGYALTGALTSLRDAADALRVLIRSLEQNPDMMIRGKKPPEKLP; this is encoded by the coding sequence ATGAGTCAACGCGCCAACCCCACTGCCATCGGCCTCTTTCTGCTCGGCGCGCTCGTACTCGCCGTCGTCGGAACGGTCATCCTTGCGTCCGCGACGTGGTTTCAGGATCGCACAACCTTCATCAGCTTCTTCCCCGAGTCGGTCAACGGCCTGGAGAACGGCGCTCCCGTGAAGTTTCAGGGCGTTCCCGTGGGCAGCGTCACCGGCATCAACATTCAGATCGACCAGCGCGACGAGTCCTTTCAAGTGCCGGTGGAGTACGAGATCGACGTTCCACGATTGACGACACCGCGCGGCACATACGTAAACCTCGCCGATACGTTGGTGCTCAAGGAGCAGATCAAGAAGGGGCTTCGCGCGCAGTTACAGATGGAGAGTCTAGTCACGGGCGTGCTCTATCTCGAGCTCAGCTATCGCCAGGACTCGACACCGCCTCAACTCGAGCCGCGCGCCACCGAGTGGCCAGAGATTCCGACCACGCCATCGCTGATGGCCGCGATCGGTGGCGGTGCCGGGAGCCTGCTCTCCGAGATGATGAAGATTCTCAATCGCGTGAACGGGATGCTCAGAGACGTGAACATGCGCGAGATCAACGCCGCCGTCGTGCAGTCGGCGAAGGCCGTGCAGGAGCTTGTGAGCACGCCGGAGCTTCGGGCCACGCTGCGCCAGATGCCGGAAGCCACGGCCCAGCTGAACCGCACGCTGGCCGAGGCCGAGAAGCTGGCGACTCGGGCCACCGTAGCGATCGACCCCATGCAGACCCAGATCACCGGAGCGTCCACGGAGGCGATCGCAACGCTGCAGGCACTGCGAAAGACGCTCGACGACACACACGGCTTGCTGTCGGCGGACACGGGCCCCGGCTACGCGCTGACCGGCGCCCTGACGAGTCTGCGTGATGCCGCGGATGCACTCCGTGTGTTGATCCGATCGCTCGAACAGAATCCCGACATGATGATCCGCGGCAAAAAGCCGCCCGAGAAACTCCCATGA
- a CDS encoding PqiC family protein, which translates to MNMRVRSSCLMVLAALLPLSACFKLSRQSPRLQQFVLSGAPPTSTAEVRAGRTLALRRIDLAAYLAVPAIIIRRGANEVVVSEFHRWGEDLSEGINRVVAANLAGAPSVRAVHVAPWQIGARHDFLVQLHVSRFEGIADSAATQGRIHLLASWDIISPGNGALLMRGTTDERGGSWRVGDYAGLVTELDAALSRMARDIAACVARFPNDSTPPASCGAAAQ; encoded by the coding sequence ATGAACATGCGTGTTCGTTCGTCTTGTCTGATGGTGCTGGCCGCCCTGCTTCCGCTGTCGGCGTGCTTCAAACTGTCGAGACAGTCGCCGCGACTGCAGCAGTTCGTGTTGAGCGGAGCGCCGCCAACGTCGACGGCAGAGGTTCGCGCCGGCCGCACGCTTGCGCTACGCCGAATCGATCTGGCGGCTTACCTGGCCGTACCTGCGATCATCATCCGACGCGGCGCGAACGAGGTGGTCGTGTCGGAATTTCACCGGTGGGGCGAGGATCTCAGCGAAGGCATCAATCGCGTGGTGGCGGCGAATCTCGCCGGCGCGCCGTCGGTGCGTGCCGTACACGTTGCGCCGTGGCAGATCGGTGCGCGTCACGATTTCCTCGTACAACTGCATGTGTCTCGCTTCGAGGGGATCGCCGACTCGGCCGCCACTCAGGGCCGCATTCATCTGCTGGCCAGCTGGGACATCATCAGTCCAGGCAACGGGGCACTACTGATGCGTGGCACGACCGACGAACGCGGTGGCTCGTGGCGGGTGGGAGACTACGCGGGCCTGGTGACCGAATTGGATGCCGCGCTGTCGCGTATGGCGCGTGACATTGCCGCGTGCGTAGCTCGCTTCCCCAACGACTCAACGCCGCCAGCCAGCTGTGGAGCCGCCGCGCAATAG
- a CDS encoding alkaline phosphatase D family protein, whose translation MSETPLSRRRFVQGTLAAGAAMFVPDTRLWLPTDGAPAIVPSARQRPVMVNGVQSGDPLSDRAILWSRTDRAARLHVEWDTSERFTNVRRLRSPVAVAESAYTTHLDLTALPAGQDIWYRVRYESERAPRVFSEPIIGHLRTAPHPSARGGHRVRVAWSGDMVGQGWGIDESRGGIRMYDALRRAEPDVFVHSGDNIYADQPLLPEVPLDDGTMWRNLVVDGKRKVAETLEEYRGAFAYNLLDANARQFGASVPMIAQWDDHEVVDNWFHDLVLENDPRYTEKRVRVLAERAKQAFFEFLPIRRHRRDAGRVYRQFRYGPLLELFVVDLRSYRGANSGNRQRTASSETAMFGAEQLAWLSRAMRESRAVWKVVACDMPIGLIVPDRVRNGERNFEAIANSDDGVPSGRELEVARLLQQLQQAKVRNVVWVTADVHYAAAHHYAPERAQFTHFDAFWEFVAGPMHAGTFGPNVLDASFGPEVRFASTAPKPNRPPSDNLQFYGTLDVDASTHALTAGLWDVTGKRLWQVELPVAEPSR comes from the coding sequence ATGTCTGAAACGCCTTTGTCCCGCCGCCGGTTCGTACAGGGCACGTTGGCCGCGGGCGCGGCCATGTTTGTTCCCGACACCAGACTGTGGCTTCCGACTGATGGTGCACCGGCGATCGTACCCAGCGCGCGACAGCGGCCAGTCATGGTGAATGGGGTGCAGTCCGGCGACCCGTTATCCGATCGCGCGATACTGTGGTCGCGCACCGATCGCGCAGCGCGACTGCACGTGGAGTGGGACACGAGCGAGCGCTTCACGAATGTGCGGCGCCTGCGCAGTCCCGTGGCGGTCGCCGAGTCGGCGTACACCACGCACCTCGACCTGACCGCCCTTCCGGCTGGTCAGGACATCTGGTACCGGGTGCGGTACGAGAGTGAGCGTGCGCCCCGCGTGTTTAGTGAGCCGATCATTGGACATCTGCGGACGGCGCCACACCCGTCTGCGCGTGGCGGGCACCGAGTGCGTGTGGCGTGGTCGGGAGATATGGTGGGGCAGGGATGGGGCATCGATGAGTCGCGCGGTGGTATTCGTATGTACGACGCGTTGCGCCGCGCCGAGCCCGATGTTTTCGTGCATTCCGGAGACAACATTTACGCCGATCAACCGCTACTGCCCGAAGTACCGCTCGACGACGGCACCATGTGGCGAAACCTCGTGGTCGATGGCAAGCGCAAGGTGGCCGAAACGCTCGAGGAGTATCGCGGCGCCTTCGCGTACAACCTGCTCGATGCGAACGCCCGACAGTTCGGCGCAAGTGTGCCGATGATCGCCCAGTGGGATGATCACGAGGTCGTCGACAACTGGTTTCACGATCTCGTACTCGAGAATGATCCACGCTACACCGAAAAGCGGGTTCGCGTGCTGGCCGAGCGCGCGAAGCAGGCGTTCTTCGAGTTTCTGCCGATACGACGCCATCGCCGCGACGCAGGTCGCGTGTATCGACAGTTCCGATACGGGCCACTGCTGGAGCTGTTTGTCGTGGACCTGCGCAGCTACCGCGGCGCCAACAGCGGGAATAGGCAACGTACCGCGTCCAGCGAGACCGCGATGTTCGGTGCGGAGCAACTGGCGTGGCTGTCGCGCGCCATGCGGGAGAGTCGCGCGGTCTGGAAGGTGGTGGCGTGCGACATGCCGATAGGGCTGATCGTGCCCGATCGCGTACGCAATGGCGAACGCAACTTCGAGGCGATCGCCAACAGCGATGACGGCGTTCCTTCCGGACGCGAACTGGAAGTCGCCCGGCTGCTGCAGCAGTTGCAGCAAGCAAAGGTGCGGAACGTGGTGTGGGTTACGGCCGACGTGCACTACGCGGCTGCGCATCACTACGCGCCGGAGCGCGCCCAGTTCACCCACTTTGATGCGTTCTGGGAGTTCGTGGCTGGCCCCATGCACGCCGGGACGTTTGGGCCGAATGTGCTCGACGCGTCGTTCGGTCCTGAGGTGCGCTTTGCCAGCACGGCGCCGAAGCCGAATCGTCCGCCGAGCGACAACCTGCAGTTCTACGGCACGCTTGACGTCGATGCCTCAACGCACGCGCTGACGGCTGGCCTCTGGGACGTGACCGGCAAACGGTTGTGGCAGGTGGAGTTGCCAGTGGCTGAACCATCGCGATAG
- a CDS encoding DsbA family oxidoreductase, producing MLVEIWSDIACPWCYVGKRRFEAALAGFAHRDAVTVTWRSFELDPRAPRQHDVSQPELLARKYGMSVADAQAMNARMTEAAAGEGLAFRLDDVKVGNTFDAHRLLHFADTFGKREVLGERLFAAYLGEGAALGDIEALVALAGDVGLDPEAVRAVLSGEEYATAVREDEADAQEIGVTGVPFFVLDRRYGISGAQGHEVLRGALEQAWTERTP from the coding sequence ATGCTCGTCGAAATCTGGTCGGATATTGCCTGTCCGTGGTGTTACGTGGGAAAGCGTCGGTTCGAGGCCGCACTGGCAGGCTTCGCGCACCGGGACGCGGTCACCGTGACGTGGCGTAGCTTCGAACTCGATCCACGGGCGCCGCGGCAACATGATGTGTCCCAACCGGAGTTGCTGGCGCGCAAGTACGGCATGTCGGTAGCGGACGCGCAGGCGATGAACGCGCGCATGACCGAGGCCGCCGCGGGCGAAGGCCTCGCCTTCCGGCTCGACGACGTGAAGGTCGGCAACACGTTCGACGCCCACCGCCTTTTGCACTTTGCCGATACGTTCGGTAAACGTGAAGTCCTCGGCGAGCGTCTCTTTGCCGCGTATCTCGGTGAGGGCGCCGCGCTGGGCGATATCGAGGCACTGGTGGCGCTCGCCGGCGACGTCGGCCTCGATCCGGAAGCGGTGCGGGCAGTATTGAGCGGCGAGGAGTACGCCACCGCCGTGCGCGAGGACGAGGCGGACGCGCAGGAGATCGGCGTGACCGGCGTGCCGTTTTTCGTGCTGGACCGACGCTACGGCATTTCGGGTGCACAGGGCCATGAAGTCTTGCGCGGCGCGCTCGAACAGGCGTGGACGGAGCGCACGCCCTGA
- a CDS encoding phenylalanine 4-monooxygenase, protein MDLPQQLVAGQGLTTTKAPYIEQAVANGEMYITQPYELYSADNHDAWRRLYARMQDRWARYANPRFLDGLDTLCFDATQVPRLEDVNKFMAPRTGFRAKAVSGFVPAFNFFDCLSRREFPTTITIRDGASLDYLPEPDIFHDIAGHVPMHTDPAFAETLVRFGACAHLAAELVSTVPDRTEKLRRLTSIQNALQRFFWFTVEFGLMRGTSPTDIKVYGSGLLSSYGEIVHCVDSDTTQRHPLQLEWVINQHFEIDHYQPLLFIVNDFDHLYELVGQLEAWMKAGKLDNVTPGYRQMSEADAQSFLEASLAR, encoded by the coding sequence ATGGATCTGCCGCAACAGCTCGTCGCCGGACAAGGGCTCACGACCACGAAGGCGCCGTACATCGAGCAAGCCGTCGCCAACGGCGAGATGTACATCACGCAGCCGTACGAGCTGTATTCCGCGGACAATCACGACGCCTGGCGCCGGCTGTACGCGCGCATGCAGGACCGTTGGGCGCGCTATGCAAATCCGCGCTTTCTGGACGGGCTTGATACCCTCTGCTTCGACGCAACGCAGGTGCCGCGTCTGGAAGACGTCAACAAGTTCATGGCGCCCCGCACCGGATTCCGTGCGAAGGCGGTGAGCGGCTTCGTGCCGGCGTTCAACTTTTTCGATTGCCTCAGCCGCCGCGAGTTTCCCACCACGATCACGATTCGGGATGGCGCGTCACTCGACTACCTGCCTGAGCCCGACATCTTTCACGACATTGCCGGTCATGTGCCGATGCACACCGACCCGGCGTTCGCCGAAACATTGGTGCGATTCGGGGCCTGTGCTCATCTCGCCGCCGAGTTGGTCAGCACGGTGCCCGATCGCACCGAGAAGTTGCGGCGACTCACCAGCATTCAGAATGCGCTGCAGCGCTTTTTCTGGTTCACGGTGGAGTTCGGCCTGATGCGCGGCACGTCGCCAACCGACATCAAGGTGTACGGCTCGGGGCTGCTGTCATCGTACGGCGAGATTGTGCACTGCGTGGACAGTGACACCACGCAGCGTCACCCGCTCCAGCTGGAGTGGGTGATCAACCAACACTTCGAAATCGACCACTATCAGCCGTTGCTGTTCATTGTGAACGACTTCGACCATTTGTATGAGTTGGTGGGTCAACTCGAAGCCTGGATGAAAGCAGGCAAGCTTGATAACGTCACGCCGGGCTACCGGCAGATGAGTGAGGCGGACGCCCAGAGCTTTCTCGAGGCGAGCCTGGCGCGGTAG